One genomic window of Nicotiana sylvestris chromosome 10, ASM39365v2, whole genome shotgun sequence includes the following:
- the LOC138879869 gene encoding uncharacterized protein gives MVATFYVLIKSSEAQVIPMSPYCKTCTIPNLCNRVVNGATNWNEAMVKSINACTEIAYRIRNVTNDILPKITGVEPQTKDSIQSTCKESMDSAVSDLEEAMKSLNKNDSGSMISNLGALHMDCADALEQFGIKFLPLNKVVGRYIKFMSVALSVAQSPQ, from the coding sequence ATGGTGGCTACATTTTATGTGCTCATAAAGAGCAGTGAGGCTCAAGTAATTCCAATGAGCCCATATTGCAAGACTTGCACTATACCAAATTTGTGCAACAGGGTTGTGAACGGAGCAACAAACTGGAATGAAGCAATGGTGAAAAGCATAAATGCATGTACAGAAATCGCATACAGGATCCGAAACGTGACCAACGACATTCTTCCGAAAATCACAGGTGTTGAACCACAAACAAAAGATTCAATTCAGAGTACTTGTAAAGAGTCAATGGATAGTGCAGTGAGCGATCTCGAAGAAGCTATGAAATCACTCAATAAAAACGATTCTGGATCGATGATCTCAAATTTAGGTGCTTTACATATGGATTGTGCTGATGCATTGGAACAATTTGGGATCAAGTTTTTGCCCCTTAATAAAGTTGTTGGCCGCTACATTAAGTTTATGTCTGTTGCTTTATCGGTTGCTCAGTCTCCACAGTAA